A DNA window from Altererythrobacter sp. B11 contains the following coding sequences:
- a CDS encoding MarR family winged helix-turn-helix transcriptional regulator — protein MTELILTMFRTNNATLAWGDRIVSPLGLTSARWQILGAIVQADRPQPVAWLARDLGANRQNVQRIVNDLEKEGLVSFELNPHHKRAQLVVLTPKGQQTYEAAISFYDPLVRELAEGLPAEDIRAAQRVLSALRTRLETSAGE, from the coding sequence TTGACCGAACTGATCCTGACCATGTTCCGGACCAACAATGCCACACTCGCATGGGGCGACCGCATCGTGTCACCGCTCGGCCTCACGAGCGCCCGCTGGCAGATCCTCGGCGCGATCGTTCAGGCCGACCGACCTCAGCCGGTGGCCTGGCTGGCGCGCGATCTCGGGGCGAACCGGCAGAACGTGCAGCGGATCGTGAACGACCTTGAGAAAGAGGGACTAGTGTCGTTCGAGCTCAACCCGCATCACAAGCGGGCACAGCTTGTCGTGCTGACCCCCAAGGGGCAGCAGACCTACGAGGCCGCGATCAGCTTCTACGATCCGCTGGTACGGGAATTGGCGGAGGGACTGCCTGCCGAGGATATCCGGGCCGCACAACGCGTGCTGTCGGCACTACGGACGAGGCTCGAAACATCCGCCGGCGAATAA
- a CDS encoding alkylphosphonate utilization protein has product MSDDDYVYDEESGEWMPASELAAKRQLAEQVEVRDAVGNLLADGDQVTLIKDLDVKGAGQTLKRGTLIKSIRLTGDPQEIDCRYEGIKGLVLRAEFVRKR; this is encoded by the coding sequence ATGTCCGACGACGATTATGTCTATGACGAGGAGAGCGGCGAGTGGATGCCGGCCTCCGAGCTGGCGGCAAAGCGCCAGCTTGCCGAGCAGGTGGAGGTGCGCGACGCAGTGGGCAATTTGCTGGCTGACGGGGATCAGGTAACGCTCATCAAGGATCTCGACGTCAAGGGCGCCGGCCAGACGCTGAAGCGCGGCACGCTCATCAAATCGATCCGCCTGACCGGGGACCCACAGGAGATCGACTGCCGGTACGAGGGCATTAAGGGCCTCGTGCTGCGCGCCGAGTTTGTCCGCAAGCGCTGA
- a CDS encoding SCO family protein, which translates to MIDAGAKSRLGKLRLVLWAGVFLVAGIALSLWFTGSRPAAEQATDYGDSVGGPFEMVASDGSTVTDKTLAGKPYAIFFGFTRCPDVCPTTLARMARLRQELGPDGEKFRLVFVSVDPEHDKPEDVGRYVDLFATPILGLTGSERQLAQIVKAYHVYYQKVPEGDDYTIDHSAGVYLMDAKGKLRSMIDYQEDDEAALAKLRNLIA; encoded by the coding sequence GGGCCGGGGTATTCCTGGTGGCCGGCATCGCCCTGTCGCTGTGGTTCACCGGCTCACGCCCGGCCGCCGAGCAGGCGACCGATTACGGGGATAGCGTCGGCGGGCCGTTCGAAATGGTGGCCTCGGACGGGTCGACCGTCACCGACAAGACACTCGCCGGCAAGCCCTATGCCATCTTCTTCGGCTTCACCCGCTGCCCCGACGTCTGCCCCACCACGCTGGCGCGCATGGCCCGGCTGCGGCAGGAACTCGGCCCCGATGGGGAGAAGTTCCGGCTGGTGTTCGTCTCCGTCGATCCCGAACATGACAAGCCGGAGGATGTGGGCCGCTATGTCGATCTCTTCGCCACGCCCATCCTCGGGCTTACCGGCAGCGAGAGGCAGCTGGCGCAAATCGTGAAGGCCTATCACGTCTATTACCAGAAGGTGCCGGAGGGGGACGATTACACGATCGACCACTCGGCCGGCGTCTATCTGATGGACGCAAAGGGCAAGCTGCGATCCATGATCGACTATCAGGAGGACGACGAGGCTGCGCTCGCCAAGCTCAGGAACCTGATCGCCTGA